A genomic window from Osmerus eperlanus chromosome 5, fOsmEpe2.1, whole genome shotgun sequence includes:
- the LOC134021329 gene encoding protein FAM3C-like isoform X2 produces the protein MGRLQTSYAVKRGLCMIWFAVFVIAAFVLKASDFNKGVFFPRELPVPQLNTVTIVTNPCGKLKLCPDDQFSFYISSGAASVVQPKICLQNQLILGNINKNAGVGINIAVVNGKTGQVQNTGNFDMYGGDIEPLIKFIQTIEKGSVVLIASFDEPATKLNSEARKLIADLGSSAINSLGFRDNWIFVGGKGLTSSHMEKLIKNKPGTNKYDGWPEMIELDGCIPKYME, from the exons ATGG gtcgaCTGCAAACAAGTTATGCAGTTAAAC GGGGTCTATGCATGATATGGTTTGCTGTCTTTGTCATCGCTGCATTTGTACTGAAAGCGTCTGACTTCAACAAAG GCGTATTCTTTCCTAGAGAGTTGCCTGTTCCACAGTTAAACACAGTGACAATAGTGACAA ATCCATGTGGCAAGCTGAAGTTGTGCCCTGATGACCAGTTTAGTTTTTACATCTCCAGTGGAGCAGCCAGTGTGGTGCAGCCAAAAATCTGCCTACAGAACCAACT GATTCTTGGAAATATTAACAAAAATGCCGGTGTAGGAATTAACATTGCTGTTGTAAACG GAAAGACAGGACAAGTACAAAACACTGGAAACTTTGACATGTATGGTGGCG ACATTGAGCCTTTGATAAAGTTTATACAGACCATTGAGAAAGGATCTGTGGTGTTGATTGCATCATTTGATGAACCAGCAACCAa ACTTAACAGTGAAGCCCGAAAGTTGATTGCAGATCTTGGCAGCTCTGCCATCAATTCACTTGGCTTCAGAGACAACTGGATCTTTGTAGGAGGAAAAGGATTAACAAGCAGCCACATGGAGAAG CTCATTAAAAACAAACCAGGAACAAACAAATATGACGGCTGGCCAGAGATGATTGAACTGGACGGATGCATACCAAAGTATATGGAATGA
- the LOC134021329 gene encoding protein FAM3C-like isoform X1, producing the protein MGRLQTSYAVKRGLCMIWFAVFVIAAFVLKASDFNKGVFFPRELPVPQLNTVTIVTIDPCGKLKLCPDDQFSFYISSGAASVVQPKICLQNQLILGNINKNAGVGINIAVVNGKTGQVQNTGNFDMYGGDIEPLIKFIQTIEKGSVVLIASFDEPATKLNSEARKLIADLGSSAINSLGFRDNWIFVGGKGLTSSHMEKLIKNKPGTNKYDGWPEMIELDGCIPKYME; encoded by the exons ATGG gtcgaCTGCAAACAAGTTATGCAGTTAAAC GGGGTCTATGCATGATATGGTTTGCTGTCTTTGTCATCGCTGCATTTGTACTGAAAGCGTCTGACTTCAACAAAG GCGTATTCTTTCCTAGAGAGTTGCCTGTTCCACAGTTAAACACAGTGACAATAGTGACAA TAGATCCATGTGGCAAGCTGAAGTTGTGCCCTGATGACCAGTTTAGTTTTTACATCTCCAGTGGAGCAGCCAGTGTGGTGCAGCCAAAAATCTGCCTACAGAACCAACT GATTCTTGGAAATATTAACAAAAATGCCGGTGTAGGAATTAACATTGCTGTTGTAAACG GAAAGACAGGACAAGTACAAAACACTGGAAACTTTGACATGTATGGTGGCG ACATTGAGCCTTTGATAAAGTTTATACAGACCATTGAGAAAGGATCTGTGGTGTTGATTGCATCATTTGATGAACCAGCAACCAa ACTTAACAGTGAAGCCCGAAAGTTGATTGCAGATCTTGGCAGCTCTGCCATCAATTCACTTGGCTTCAGAGACAACTGGATCTTTGTAGGAGGAAAAGGATTAACAAGCAGCCACATGGAGAAG CTCATTAAAAACAAACCAGGAACAAACAAATATGACGGCTGGCCAGAGATGATTGAACTGGACGGATGCATACCAAAGTATATGGAATGA